The DNA region ACCGAAGAACTAGGCAAAGTAATAATCTGAGGATAACGCATTTTCAACACCTGAGAAATATCAGACACATCATCTAAGCTCAAAGTTGTTTGAGTTATATAAAACAAAGGATCATTGCTGTTAAACGTTAGTTTCTCTACATCTTGCACATTTTCAACTACTGTAACGCTATTAGGAGCTTCACCTTGAATACCTATCACTTCAACATGGTTCTTTTTACCTATTAAAATGATCTTATATCCTCTACTAGCATATAGCTTAACAGCAGAATGAACTTTAGTCACTAAAACACATGTTGCGTCAATATCAAGAAGACAACGCTCTTTAGCTATTTCTCGAACACGCGGAGAAATACCATGCGCGGAGTAAATTACTCTAGAGCCATAAGGAATTTCTTCTAAATTTTCTACAAAAATAGCACCCTTTTCTTTTAAACTATCTACCACATGACGGTTATGGACGATCTCATGTTTCACATAGATCGGTGCTCCCCATCTTTCTAAAGCAGATTCTACAATTTGGACAGCCCTAACCACTCCAGCACAAAACCCTCTAGGATTACATAGTATAATCTTACGCATAGGAAGCCTTATAATTTAAAAACAAAAAGCCTTTAAAAAGATACTCTCTTCTTAAAGGCCACTAATGATACCACAATTCGATTATCTTGTTGTCTCCTTAAGAAATATTCTCCATTTCTTGGTTTGAGGAGTTCCCTTTAGCCTTCTCCTCTTCCAAAAAAGTTAACAACGTTTCTTTGACTTTACCGATATAGTCACTGTAGCGTCCTGTTTGTACGTCTCTGGAGGTCACATCAAGAGAAACATGTGGTGACACCCCTAAATTTTCGATTAAGGACCCATCTTTTCTGATAGCTAAAGAACCTGTTAAAGAACAATTTTTGATTCCACTACGGTTTGGGAATGCTACATTGAATACAAACCCACCCGCACCAGCAGTACACTTTCCAATCAGAAGGGCTCGATTATTATCTTTCATGATGGCCGCGAACAAATCAGCACAAGAGTAATTGTCCTCATTGATCAACACACATATCGGCTTATCATAACTAGCACGAGGATGAGGATGCACATTAGCAAATCCTAACAAAGGAATGGGTGATGAGAGATTAATATCTCCCTTGCCCCAACAGTCTAAAACACGATGTGAAAATGATTGGAGATACCCCACGGCATTCATATCCATGACGTACCCTTCCATATCTTCCCCTAAAGCAGTATGAACCTGTTCTTCATTATCAACACCATCTAACATATTCAACCAGTTAACTGCAGTACTGACCTCATCTTGAGTAAGTATCATTCTATGCAAAGGGACGGATAAAGGGCGGTCAGTAAGCATGGAAATCAAACCATAAAGATAGAAGACACTGCCTCCAGGATTGTTAGTTTGGTCAACTATCAACGCATCAGTATTTGCTTGCATATGCAAAATAATTTGCTCAAAATTCTTCCAAGGTGCGTCCAAATTGTCTGGATCACGATCCTCCATTTCCTCCCAAGCATATGTAGAAATACGTACAAATCCTATGTTGTACATATGCCCATTTTTACCCATTAATTGGAAAATATAAGCATGATACGGTCCATCACTTTGCTTCCAAATAGGCAAACCAAAATCTGGTAAAAAACCTCGTTTACTCCCTATGTTAAAGTCACTTGATAATCCGGAACGATACTGCTTACGCAATTCTGACCAAAAATAAGGAACCATAGAAGTAGTAAACAAACTATCAGTGCTCTTCAAGCAAGAAGTATTGTGATTTTTTGCAATACAAGAATTGAAAGACAACTTTGGCTCCTTAATCAAAGGAGTGATCAATGACAGATCTGCTATACTCTCAGGAGTATGTCTCCAGCGAACTTTGATTGTACGAACTAAACCACTAGGTCGTCGTATTTTCAAATTAACAATACCAACCGGTACTGTATGCCCCAAAGAGGCAGAACGTGATACCAAGGTGCGAACTGCAGTAGCATAATCGGAAGATGTCCCTCTACCTGTACGCACACTCTCTATCGCAGATGATATGTCCATGTTATCAAATTCTAATATTTCATCTCCCTTGCTAATTTCCGAATTATATGTATGGACATCGACTACGAAACACTTACCATCTTCGCTCAATTTTAGAGTGTAAGGAAGAGAAGATGATTCGGTTGCAAAAAATACAATACCTGCGTGGTAATCGTTCAAAGAGACAAAATAATTCGCTAAAACCTGTTGACAGTACTTAGTCGAGGGTTCTTCTTCTAAAAAGAATTGAAGACGAGCACGTCTTGTCTCTTCTTCAAGATTCCAACTCAATAAATCTTGCTTCCAAACACGTGGAGCATACTTCACTTGTAGTAGGTGCTCTATAAATTGCAAATCCGCACACGCATTATCACGGACCAAATTTTTGGAAAATGCGGGCACCTGAAAAAACACATACAAAGCGCAAACAAACGCTGCTAACCTTTTTACTCTCATATTAACCTCTCCTCTCTCTGAACCCAAAGAATGCTTTTAAAGGACCCAGCATGATAGATGTGAAAACATTTTTTTAAAACAGAGTTTTAAAAATTAGGTGACAGTATTTTTAGAAAAACCAAAACGGTTAAACTAAAATATATAAGCGCTCTATGAGGAAATAAGAAATTAAACCTCCAAAATAACTAGCTAAGGCGATCCAAGAAATTTTCTTGAAGTACCAGAGAAAATCGACTTTTTCGATGCCCATGAAAGCAACACCAGCCGCAGAACCAATTATTAAAATACTACCTCCAGTTCCTGCAGCATAAGCAATGAGTTTCCAAAGTGAATCATCTATAGGCAAATGATACATTCCCATGGTAGCTGCAACAAGTGGAACGTTATCTAATACACTAGAAATAAGACCTATTAGAATAGCCACAGTACTTCTAGAAAACAGCTTATCCATACACAAAGAAATATCAGAAAGAACGCTAGAAAAAGTTAACGCATTGACCGCCAACAAGATGCCTATAAAGAACGTAATAGAAGATATATCTATTTTTGTAAGAATATGAGGTATGCGCAAATGATATCTATCCTCACCATGTGGTGAGTGTATCCAATCACTCGCCAACCATACTAATCCTAAGCCTAATAGAGCACCTATAAATGGAGGCACCCCCAAACACGCTTTCCAGATGGGCACCATAAGTAGAGAACCTAATCCTACACAAATAATTAGACTACTCTTAGGGGGAGAACTTTGAATCTCAGTATCTTTAGCAATCATTGAAACAGCTCGCTTTTTCAGCAATAGCTGACCACAAATTCCAGCAATAGTCACACATACCAAGCTAGGGACGAACAATGACTTGATAATACCGGAAGAAGAAACCTTGTTATTAATCCATAACATTGTAGTGGTTACGTCTCCTAGGGGAGTCCAAGCACCACCAGCATTGACAGCAATTACACAAATTGCTCCAAGCAAAAGTCGATCTTCGCGCGATTTAACTAAACGCTTTAAAATAGAAATAATAATAATGATAGAAGTTAGATTATCTAAAGCTGCTGACAAGAAAAAAGACAACCCTATGAGAGTCCAGAGCAACAAAGGTCCTGACTGAATATAACAACACCGAACTATAATCGAAAAGCCCTTATGCGCATCTATAAGCTCAACTATCGCCATAGCAGCAAACAAAAAGAAAATTACCTGAGACATATCTGCAATTTCTTCGGCAAGCAACATGTGGTCGGCCTCTGGGATGTGAGAAAAACACACCAGCCACATTAAGCCTCCCATCGCCAAAGCTACTGCCGACTTATTCACGCGGACAATATGCTCAAAAACAATCGCTACATACCCGAAAAGAAAAAGAGCACATAATTGAAACTTCAACATAAATGACCTCGGATAATTTTACGAAACTAGCCCCCTATTTGACTTGTCATTAGCATTGCTGTCCAACTTAAAAAACGAATAAGCCAGCACAAAGAGTAAACTTAAAGACCTCAATTGAGGCAGACTCCCCCAAATGATGCGGATGTAAGTTGAAATCCCCCTGATTTCGACTACGTGCCTAATACAACAAAACCCCAGACAGGACACAGCTTCTGTGGTCAAGGATAAACATTTAAGTTTTCCGACGTCAAGAACTATAAAATTAACGAACCATTTGACAAAGATACTGGAGTATCGAACAATGATGTAGTCTCTAGTTCTGAGCCAATTTAGGTGTCTAGTGAAGCTCTCGTTGTCTTTCAAAAAACTAATCCCCAAACTTTATACATGCATAAAGGATGGGTATACATTTAGTATGTTTAAAAAAGATTTCTTAGCAGGGATTACGGTAGGTGTACTAGCCTTTCCTTTCGCTATTGCTATTGCCATAGGTATAGGCATCTCCCCCATACAAGGTCTATTAGCATCAATTATCGGTGGTTTCATAGCGTCTGCATTAGGAGGCAGCCAGGTACTGATATCGGGGCCAACAAGTGCTTTTATCTCTATACTCTACTGCATCTCAGCAAAATACGGACTAGAGGGGCTTTTTACTGTTACTCTCATGGGAGGTATATTCCTTGTTGCTTTCGGACTTACAGGTTTGGGTACCTTCATTAAGTACATGCCCTACCCCGTGGTAACAGGATTAACTACAGGGTTAGCTGTTATTATCTTTTCTTCTCAAATCAAAGATTTCCTAGGTCTACAAATGGGAGACACTATCCCTACCGACTTCATTGCTAAATGGATTGCCTATTGGGATTATCTTTGGACTTGGGATAGTAAGGCATTTGCTGTTGGTTTGTTCACATTATTGTTAATGATCTATTTCCGAAACTACAAGCCACGTTACCCTGGAGTAATGATTGCAATTATCGTTGCATCTACCCTTGTGTGGGCACTAAAAATTGATATTCCTACTATTGGCAGCCGATATGGAACTCTCCCACAATCTATTCCAATGCCCTCCCTTCCCCACTTGAGTTTAACAAAAATACTACAACTAATGCCTGATGCTCTGACTATTGCAGTGCTTTCCGGAATAGAGACACTACTTGCCGCGGTTGTTGCCGACGGAATGACTGGTTGGCGTCATCAATCAAATTGCCAACTCGTAGCCCAAGGAATTGCAAATATAGGTACTTCTCTTTTTGCCGGTATGCCTGTAACGGGCTCATTATCACGAACTGCAGCAAGTATTAAATCTGGAGCAGTAACCCCAGTAGCAGGACTAATTCACTCTGTTTTTATATGCCTTATCCTCCTATTACTTGCCCCCTTGACTGTAAAAATTCCCTTAACATGTTTAGCAGCAGTCTTGATTTTAATCGCTTGGAACATGAGCGAAATTCATCACTTCATCCACCTATTCACCGCTCCTAAAAAAGATGTGGTTGTTTTACTCACTGTGTTTATTCTTACTGTCATGACTACGATCACTTCTGCTGTACAAGTAGGCATGATGCTGGCAGCCTTCTTATTTATGAAGCAAATGAGCGATCTTTCCGATGTGATATCAACAGCAACCTACTTTGACGAGGATAATCAACAGAAAGATAGAGATCTATTCTCAAAATCAGAAGTTCCCGCACATACAGAGATTTATGAAATTAACGGTCCTTTCTTCTTTGGAATTGCTGATAGATTAAAAAATCTTCTTAATGAAATAGAACGCCCACCAAAAATTTTTATTTTATGCATGAATCGCGTACCTACCATTGATGCGTCCGCAATGCATGCTTTAGAGGAATTTTTCCTCGAATGTAATCGCCAGGGGACTCTGCTTCTTTTAGCTGGAGTTAAAAAAACTCCTTTAAACGATCTGAAGCGTTATCACTTAGATGAGCTGATTGGAGTTGATCATATTTTCTCGAATATTAAAGGAGCTCTTCTCTTTGCTCAGGCTCTGATTAATCTAGAAAATCGGTCATCTTCCCATGACTGAAAACAGCCATGGGTACAAATCTAGACATTTCCTGTCATGTTTTCTGGAACAACAAGACGATCAAACTCCTTTTCTGACAAATATCCAAGCTGGTTGCAAGCTTCTTTCAAGCTAATATTGTCATGAAACGCCTTTAAAGCAATTTTAGAACATTTATCATATCCTATGATCGGTGCTAAAACTGTCACTAGCATCAGCGAATTCCTAAGATTGTCTTCCAGACGCGTTTTGTTTACTCTAAGGCCTAACAAAAAATAATCAGAAAAGGCACGCATACCCCCCGATAATAGATCAATAGATTGTAGAAAATTATAAACCATTACCGGTTTCATCACATTAAGTTCAAAATTCCCTCTACTACCTGAAATAATAATTGTTTGGTTATTACCCAAAATTTGCGCACAAACCATCTGTAAAGCTTCGCATTGCGTTGGATTAATCTTACCAGGCATAATAGAAGATCCCGGCTCATTTTCCGGGAAAAACAACTCCCCTAACCCGCATCTAGGACCAGAACCTAAAAGACTTAAATCAGTAGCAATTTTAGTCAAAGAACATGCTAACGTAGCAAGGGCACCATGCGCAAATACGATTGGATCATGACATGCAAGAGAAGCAAAATAGTTAGATGATTTCATAAAAGGCTCTCCAGTCTCCTCTCTGAGATAATGAATCATTTTATCAACAAATCCTTTAGGGGCATTCAATCCCGTGCCAACAGCAGTAGCGCCAATTGCCAACTCATATAAATGAGTTAAACAAAATCCGATCCTTTCTAAATTCTGTCGCATTTGGTGATAATATCCTGAGAACTCTTGTCCCAAAGTGATAGGAGTTGCATCCATAAGATGCGTTCTACCAACCTTCACACAATTACGAAACTCCTCCTCCTTACGATGAATAGAGCTCATAAAATATTCTATGGAGGGAATTAACCTATTTTTTATGCTTATGACTAATGCTATATGCATAGCCGTGGGAAAAACATCATTTGATGACTGAGACTTATTGACATGATCATTGGGATGGATCGGTTGTTTACTACCTACTTGTCCCCCATGTCTTTGTATAGCTAAATTAGAAATCACCTCATTAACATTCATATTAGTTTGGGTGCCACTTCCAGTTTGCCAAACTTTTAAAGGAAAGTGATCATCATATTTACCGTTCAATATTTCATCAGCAGAGGCAACAATCATATCACAATATTTAGAATCTAAAATACCTAGATCTCTATTAGCCTTAGCAGCGCATTTTTTAATACATACCAATGCATGAATTATTTCCTTCGGCATAACTTCTGACCCCCAAGAAAAAAATTTTTGGGATCTAGCTGTTTGTGCCCCATACAACATATCTTCTGGGACCTCTATAGGACCAAAACTATCATTCTCTTGCCGCATATAGTTTATTCCTCTATGATATTTATCTATTCTTTGGAATTCTGTTTAAAACAATGAAGAGAAGTTTTTTTTATTACATATTAACTATCTCTTTTTTACTCTTCGTTTGGGAAATTACTTCTCTTAATTGTCCCTCCTGGACATTTGTTTTTCCTCCTCCCTCTAGGATAGTTTGCAGTGCGACTCACTCCCTGCCTCTTCTTCTTCACCATTCTTGGTATACTGTTAAAGGAATTTTAGGCGGTTTTTTTTTAGCATTTATACTTTCTATTTCCCTAGCAACCACCATGCTGTCTTACAAACCAGCTAGAAGCTTTTTACAGCCATTGTTCGTTGTCTTACAGTGCATTCCCATGTTTACCCTAGCACCTCTAATTGTTCTCTGGTTTGGTTGGGGATTAAATGCGGTGATTATTCCCACAGCCCTTACAGTGTTTTTTCCTCTAACCTTAACAATGTATCAGGGCATAAAATCAACCCCTCAGAATCTGATCGAGCAATTTGTCCTTCACGGAGCTACGAAGTTACAAATATTTCTGAAGCTACGTGTACCCTACGCTCTTCCTCATATTTTTTCAGGACTAAAAATAGCAATAGGATCCGCAGGATTTGCAGCTATAGCTGGAGAGTGGGTAGCGTCTCAGTCCGGACTTGGTATACTTATACTCGAGAGTCGAAGAAACTATGATATGGAACTTACATTTGCTGGATTAGCAACTCTTACTATAGTAACGTTATTATTATTTCAAAGTGTTCTTCTTATTGAAAAATTAGTATTTACTCTTTTTCGTATCGAGAAAAAAATATATAGAATCAAAAAACACAAAAAAAAATATATTAGCATCCTACTTCCAATAATTTTCTTGTGTCTAATACCTATAGGAAAAATAGGAAAACGGGGTGCTACGCATCAAGTTGATAGTCAAAATCTAACTTCCTTATCTCTTTTATTAGACTGGAGTCCGAATCCTAATCACGTGCCTCTATATGTAGGAA from Chlamydia ibidis 10-1398/6 includes:
- the ispH gene encoding 4-hydroxy-3-methylbut-2-enyl diphosphate reductase, encoding MRKIILCNPRGFCAGVVRAVQIVESALERWGAPIYVKHEIVHNRHVVDSLKEKGAIFVENLEEIPYGSRVIYSAHGISPRVREIAKERCLLDIDATCVLVTKVHSAVKLYASRGYKIILIGKKNHVEVIGIQGEAPNSVTVVENVQDVEKLTFNSNDPLFYITQTTLSLDDVSDISQVLKMRYPQIITLPSSSVCYATQNRQGALRSVLSRVNFVYVVGDTQSSNSNRLCEIARRRNIPSILINSPEHITDEILRYSGDIAVTAGASTPEDVVQACVSKLKILLGDVQVEEDIFVTEDVVFQVPKEISC
- a CDS encoding protease-like activity factor CPAF, whose product is MRVKRLAAFVCALYVFFQVPAFSKNLVRDNACADLQFIEHLLQVKYAPRVWKQDLLSWNLEEETRRARLQFFLEEEPSTKYCQQVLANYFVSLNDYHAGIVFFATESSSLPYTLKLSEDGKCFVVDVHTYNSEISKGDEILEFDNMDISSAIESVRTGRGTSSDYATAVRTLVSRSASLGHTVPVGIVNLKIRRPSGLVRTIKVRWRHTPESIADLSLITPLIKEPKLSFNSCIAKNHNTSCLKSTDSLFTTSMVPYFWSELRKQYRSGLSSDFNIGSKRGFLPDFGLPIWKQSDGPYHAYIFQLMGKNGHMYNIGFVRISTYAWEEMEDRDPDNLDAPWKNFEQIILHMQANTDALIVDQTNNPGGSVFYLYGLISMLTDRPLSVPLHRMILTQDEVSTAVNWLNMLDGVDNEEQVHTALGEDMEGYVMDMNAVGYLQSFSHRVLDCWGKGDINLSSPIPLLGFANVHPHPRASYDKPICVLINEDNYSCADLFAAIMKDNNRALLIGKCTAGAGGFVFNVAFPNRSGIKNCSLTGSLAIRKDGSLIENLGVSPHVSLDVTSRDVQTGRYSDYIGKVKETLLTFLEEEKAKGNSSNQEMENIS
- a CDS encoding NhaD family Na+:H+ antiporter translates to MLKFQLCALFLFGYVAIVFEHIVRVNKSAVALAMGGLMWLVCFSHIPEADHMLLAEEIADMSQVIFFLFAAMAIVELIDAHKGFSIIVRCCYIQSGPLLLWTLIGLSFFLSAALDNLTSIIIIISILKRLVKSREDRLLLGAICVIAVNAGGAWTPLGDVTTTMLWINNKVSSSGIIKSLFVPSLVCVTIAGICGQLLLKKRAVSMIAKDTEIQSSPPKSSLIICVGLGSLLMVPIWKACLGVPPFIGALLGLGLVWLASDWIHSPHGEDRYHLRIPHILTKIDISSITFFIGILLAVNALTFSSVLSDISLCMDKLFSRSTVAILIGLISSVLDNVPLVAATMGMYHLPIDDSLWKLIAYAAGTGGSILIIGSAAGVAFMGIEKVDFLWYFKKISWIALASYFGGLISYFLIERLYILV
- a CDS encoding solute carrier family 26 protein, which translates into the protein MKLSLSFKKLIPKLYTCIKDGYTFSMFKKDFLAGITVGVLAFPFAIAIAIGIGISPIQGLLASIIGGFIASALGGSQVLISGPTSAFISILYCISAKYGLEGLFTVTLMGGIFLVAFGLTGLGTFIKYMPYPVVTGLTTGLAVIIFSSQIKDFLGLQMGDTIPTDFIAKWIAYWDYLWTWDSKAFAVGLFTLLLMIYFRNYKPRYPGVMIAIIVASTLVWALKIDIPTIGSRYGTLPQSIPMPSLPHLSLTKILQLMPDALTIAVLSGIETLLAAVVADGMTGWRHQSNCQLVAQGIANIGTSLFAGMPVTGSLSRTAASIKSGAVTPVAGLIHSVFICLILLLLAPLTVKIPLTCLAAVLILIAWNMSEIHHFIHLFTAPKKDVVVLLTVFILTVMTTITSAVQVGMMLAAFLFMKQMSDLSDVISTATYFDEDNQQKDRDLFSKSEVPAHTEIYEINGPFFFGIADRLKNLLNEIERPPKIFILCMNRVPTIDASAMHALEEFFLECNRQGTLLLLAGVKKTPLNDLKRYHLDELIGVDHIFSNIKGALLFAQALINLENRSSSHD
- the fumC gene encoding class II fumarate hydratase, with the translated sequence MRQENDSFGPIEVPEDMLYGAQTARSQKFFSWGSEVMPKEIIHALVCIKKCAAKANRDLGILDSKYCDMIVASADEILNGKYDDHFPLKVWQTGSGTQTNMNVNEVISNLAIQRHGGQVGSKQPIHPNDHVNKSQSSNDVFPTAMHIALVISIKNRLIPSIEYFMSSIHRKEEEFRNCVKVGRTHLMDATPITLGQEFSGYYHQMRQNLERIGFCLTHLYELAIGATAVGTGLNAPKGFVDKMIHYLREETGEPFMKSSNYFASLACHDPIVFAHGALATLACSLTKIATDLSLLGSGPRCGLGELFFPENEPGSSIMPGKINPTQCEALQMVCAQILGNNQTIIISGSRGNFELNVMKPVMVYNFLQSIDLLSGGMRAFSDYFLLGLRVNKTRLEDNLRNSLMLVTVLAPIIGYDKCSKIALKAFHDNISLKEACNQLGYLSEKEFDRLVVPENMTGNV
- a CDS encoding ABC transporter substrate-binding protein, whose translation is MKRSFFYYILTISFLLFVWEITSLNCPSWTFVFPPPSRIVCSATHSLPLLLHHSWYTVKGILGGFFLAFILSISLATTMLSYKPARSFLQPLFVVLQCIPMFTLAPLIVLWFGWGLNAVIIPTALTVFFPLTLTMYQGIKSTPQNLIEQFVLHGATKLQIFLKLRVPYALPHIFSGLKIAIGSAGFAAIAGEWVASQSGLGILILESRRNYDMELTFAGLATLTIVTLLLFQSVLLIEKLVFTLFRIEKKIYRIKKHKKKYISILLPIIFLCLIPIGKIGKRGATHQVDSQNLTSLSLLLDWSPNPNHVPLYVGIHQHFFEQEGIDLYIKKNTDTGSVIPHVLFEQVDLTLYHALGIMKTIAKGAPIQIVGRLIDTSLQGFIYRQEDNISNFRDLNNKILGFCLNSSRDLTSLLETLSRHGVTPSKVRNVSCDLISPMILKKIDFLYGAFYNIEGVKISNLGVPVGHFLSDAYGLPTGPQLLLCGKSNTKATSKKIISSIRRALQNSIDFCLQEPELAFQIYLEATKDIPKLIEDEKKQWKATLPLLAKNQDPLSDSLVSELRHAIALRYPDLAEKIRVIDFQIS